One segment of Allorhodopirellula heiligendammensis DNA contains the following:
- a CDS encoding DUF1254 domain-containing protein codes for MSAFAAASAYTQTSVPPSVTTPDQVETRIGTLAFHDGQPSKETLEKVYDHLDFSHAVRAFSDTLQGVSIHAVRKGIASVGAKDNEVIVFSELMDAKSLFLTANADTIYIIGGLDLSKGPMVIEVPPQVLGTVQDAWFRWVIDMGLPGPDRGQGGKYLIVPPNYKGVLPAGEFNVAHSKTTHGIWFARAFLQDGNDPKPVVERIKQFTKVYAYNPGGVGTAIAEFLAGRAKLGPISPPPATVFHEGSGKVMNTLPPNDWTYYEMLNEVVQQEPATSLDPELMGPIAAIGIVKGQPFAPDARMKKILTEALAVANATSRSLFMNPRDRSWYYYEDANWQNMLFATGYEFETPIPLITKEGVKPFPTTGFRQLDAREAFFYGVTGITPAMAMRLPGIGSTYLWTMVDSENNYCDGAKTYKVTLPKDIPAEKFWSFTLYDTMTRSMLDTPQRYPRAGSQSYPSPAADSNEDGSTTIYFGPEQPAGVKRGNWIQTIPGKGFIPCLRLYSPLEPFFNKTWRPSEVELLK; via the coding sequence TTGAGCGCCTTCGCAGCGGCTTCCGCCTACACTCAAACGAGCGTCCCACCATCGGTCACAACGCCGGACCAGGTCGAAACCCGCATTGGCACGCTCGCATTCCATGACGGGCAGCCCAGCAAGGAAACCCTCGAAAAGGTCTATGACCATCTGGACTTCTCACATGCTGTCCGCGCCTTTTCGGATACTCTGCAAGGCGTCAGCATCCATGCCGTCCGCAAGGGTATTGCCAGCGTGGGTGCGAAAGACAACGAGGTCATCGTCTTTTCCGAACTGATGGATGCCAAGTCACTCTTCCTGACGGCCAACGCCGACACGATCTACATTATCGGCGGCCTCGACCTCTCCAAAGGTCCCATGGTGATCGAGGTGCCCCCGCAGGTGCTCGGCACGGTCCAGGACGCCTGGTTCCGCTGGGTCATCGATATGGGACTGCCCGGTCCAGACCGCGGCCAAGGGGGCAAATATCTGATCGTGCCCCCGAACTACAAGGGTGTCTTACCAGCGGGCGAATTTAACGTCGCCCACTCAAAGACCACCCATGGCATCTGGTTTGCCCGCGCATTTCTGCAGGACGGCAACGATCCTAAGCCAGTGGTCGAGCGCATCAAGCAGTTCACCAAGGTCTATGCTTACAATCCCGGCGGTGTCGGCACAGCCATCGCGGAATTTCTGGCGGGCCGGGCCAAACTCGGTCCCATCAGTCCTCCTCCCGCGACGGTATTCCATGAAGGCAGCGGCAAGGTCATGAACACCCTCCCGCCGAACGACTGGACGTACTACGAGATGCTCAACGAAGTCGTGCAGCAGGAACCGGCTACCTCGCTCGATCCCGAGTTGATGGGTCCGATCGCCGCCATCGGCATCGTCAAAGGCCAACCGTTCGCACCCGACGCACGGATGAAGAAAATTCTCACCGAAGCACTGGCTGTCGCCAACGCGACGTCGCGCAGCTTGTTCATGAACCCCCGCGATCGTTCCTGGTACTACTACGAGGACGCCAATTGGCAGAACATGCTGTTCGCTACCGGCTACGAATTCGAGACGCCGATCCCCTTGATCACCAAAGAGGGCGTCAAACCTTTCCCGACGACCGGCTTCCGACAACTCGACGCGCGTGAAGCCTTCTTCTACGGCGTCACCGGAATCACCCCGGCCATGGCCATGCGGTTGCCTGGCATCGGGTCGACATATCTGTGGACAATGGTGGATTCCGAAAACAATTATTGCGACGGTGCGAAGACCTACAAGGTTACTCTGCCCAAAGATATTCCCGCCGAAAAATTTTGGTCTTTCACGCTCTACGACACCATGACCCGCTCGATGCTCGACACGCCGCAGCGATACCCGCGAGCTGGCAGCCAGAGTTACCCGTCGCCAGCTGCGGATTCTAATGAAGACGGTTCCACCACCATCTATTTCGGCCCCGAGCAGCCCGCCGGAGTGAAACGCGGCAACTGGATTCAGACTATCCCTGGCAAAGGCTTCATCCCCTGCCTACGGCTCTACAGCCCGCTCGAACCGTTCTTCAACAAGACTTGGCGGCCAAGCGAAGTCGAACTGCTGAAGTAG
- a CDS encoding LssY C-terminal domain-containing protein has product MFIPKGFLQRTRHSINERLHLRLWLTPMRFEGQSVWVGQVSRDIGARLTWRTWWLDRRGWYSLDRNPPCNNGVVTMQGIRWAPNQWKSALAISRQLQR; this is encoded by the coding sequence ATTTTCATCCCGAAGGGATTTCTCCAACGAACTCGTCATTCGATCAACGAGCGATTGCACCTTCGGTTGTGGCTGACACCGATGCGATTTGAAGGTCAATCGGTGTGGGTGGGTCAGGTCAGTCGCGATATCGGTGCTCGATTGACTTGGCGGACTTGGTGGCTTGATCGGCGTGGTTGGTACAGCTTGGATCGTAATCCACCGTGTAATAACGGGGTGGTGACCATGCAAGGAATCCGTTGGGCGCCCAACCAATGGAAATCCGCACTCGCGATATCGCGTCAATTGCAACGATGA